GCATAGATCGGACCATACGCATTGAAGTTTTGCAGACAAAATTTGGGAGGACTGGGATCCGCCGAAAAATACATTTCGGCTTGCGCACTCTGCGCACCTAGCAAAAGAAGACCCACGGCTAACATTCTTGAAAGAGTCATCACGTCCTCACCTTCAAAGTGGCTATGTCCCTCTTTTCAATTTCCATACAAAGCCGAGGACGTTTCTATTTGAGAACGGCTGTTTAACTTTGCGACAGGGTCGCATTCTGCGCGAGACAAGCCCGCCAGCCGAAGGGCTGATATAGGGTCCTGGACACCTTGGACATCTTCTTTGCAAGAAAAAGCAATTTAAAAGAATATATAAAACATTGATTTTAATGGAATTTAGGTAATTTATATAGAAATTATTATCTACTATAAAATATTATAAACAATGATAATAATCCATTATAATATATCATTGATAACCTTAATAATCTTGTTTAATATATAAAAATGAAAACAAGCAAGGCCCTTATCAAAACTCAACGCAAAAGCCTCGATGAAAAAGCCAAAGCTTTCGCGAAGGCTCGCACTGTCATCATTCCCAAAGCGGGCTGGGTGCGCGCCATCCGTGAAGCTCTGGGAATGACAACGTCGCAGTTGGCGGAGCGCATGCAGATTCAGCAATCCGGTGTGACCATGCTTGAGCAGCGAGAAGTTGCGAAGACAGTAACCTTGGAAACTCTGCAAAGAGCGGCTCGCGCCATGAATTGCGAACTGGTTTATGCGCTTGTGCCCAAGGAAAGCTTGGAAAAAACCGTGGATGATCAAGCTCAGAAAGCGGCACAACAACTGCTTCGTCGCACGACTCACACGATGGATCTGGAAATGCAATCCGTGGGCGCCAGCGAAACCCAGCTTCACGAAAAAGAATTGGCCATGGACATTAAAAGCAAAATGGATCGCCGTCTGTGGAGTTCACGATGAGTGACTTTAAATTGGAATATCCGCCAGGAGCAACGCCCCTCAACCCGAACGAGATTGCGGGGCTTAAGTTAAGCTATATTTCAACTCAGCGTGAACTCAACGCCGCAGAACAAGACAATATTTTGCGAGGGGAAAAATGGGCTTTTGCCAAAAAAAGAAAAGACTTTTTATCTGAAAGATTCATGCGCGATTTGCACAAGCAGATGTTCGGCCATGTCTGGCGCTGGGCGGGAACCTATCGCAACTCTGATAAATCCATTGGCACAGCCTGGTATCAGATTCCTGCGGAAATGAATAAGCTGATCAACGATGTGCGGTACTGGATCACTTATGAAACTTATCCGTTGGATGAAATCGCCGCGCGCTTTCATCACCGCCTGGTATGGATTCACCCCTTCCCTAATGGCAACGGCCGCTGGGCTCGGACGATGGCCGACACGCTGCTTTTTAATTTAGATAAGGAACGCTTCTCTTGGGGAGCCAAAGCCAACACAGGCACATTGGGAGAACACAGCGAAACACGTTCTCGCTACATCCGCTCTTTACAATTGGCCGACACCAAGAAATACGGCGAACTGCTGGAATTTGTACGCTCTTAAGGAAGGATCAGGCTGTAACCTGATGTTAGATAATCAATTTTTATCTGCTGCAGACGACTTGCCGAGGCCAAGGTCACACCCACCCAGGACCGGGCCTCTTCCAGGAAAGACTCTGAGTTCTTCGCGGCAGCCGTCTTTAATAATTTAAAACCTTCGTGCCGATAGTCATCTAGATTAACTCCGTCCCGACTGTCGTGTTCCCAAAGAAAACAGACTTTCAAAAGTTCAAATCTATTTCCAACCGGCAAAGATTCAAGATAGTGCTCATAGGTAAACTGGGTTTGCAACAGGGTTTGGGTTGCCTTCCAGGAAAAGCCCCAGTGACGCTCTTCTCGAAATGAAAGACTTTGCAAAACAGCCTTTTCGGCGTGCGCCCGTTGACTTAAAAAATCACGGGCTTCTTCAAGCACTGTGGACCAAACCGGATTTAATACTTCCGTTTCGGCGACCCACACTTTTGCTTCCAAATGAGCTTTAAGTTCAAGCAACCATTGATCTACTGAGACGAGATTGACCGACATTCCCGAAAGAGGATTTATCGGCGCATAAAAACCCGCAGACACATAAAACAAGAAACCCCGTCGCGTCGACAGGGCTCCTTCAAGGACTATATTAAGAGACGTTTCACGAACAAAACTAAGCATTAGTTCAGTTGCAATGCTTGCGTGTTCATCGTGACATGTGACTTCGCGCGGAACTGATTGACCCACGCTTCAAACATTCCATCACCACGACGCTTTTGCAGCATTTCTGGAGCCATCGGCTCAAGAGCGGATACTTGTTCCACTTTCGTTTCTTTGAGCTTCAATACATACTTGGCATTTCCGTCACGAACCAGGCGCTTCAACAACGGCTCTGTCTTCGTCAGTTCGAAAATAGCTTCAGTTGCGACACCGCTAGTTATTTTCGGGAAATTCTCGGCATTCAGCTCAACAAATCCCGTCTCTTCCCAATTTGCATTCAAGGCTTTCAATTGTACATTCACGGCCGCTTCATCACCTTTTGCCAAGGCTTCATCCAAAGCCTTCACCGCAGCTTCGGCCTTTTCTTTGGTCATCGCCTTTGTCGCCGCCTCGGAATCTACTTTTGCAAATAGGATGTTGATCTTTTGGGATTTCAATTCTTTGATTTTTTGAATCTCAACAGCTGTGGGCTTAGACACCAACTCAAACATCTGACGCGTTCGCACATTCGCAATGTCTTTACGAACTTTATTTTCAAAGTCACCCGGTGAAGAACGAGTCGACTCTAGATAGCGGCTATAGAATTCTCGCTGAAACTGACCGTTTTGTTGGAAGAAAGGAATGTCCTTCACAATGAAGTTAGCCACTTCCGCGTCTGTCGTAAGAATGCCGTTTTTCTGAGCAGCCTGGGATACCAATTCCATGCGAACCAGATTTTCCAAGGCCTGCTGGCGAAGCAGTTGACGCTGAGAGCTAAAGTCCATCTGACTGCCGAAGAGGTTTTGATAGTATTGTTGAATGCGATTTTCCTCTTGTTGGAAGTCCGCGACCGAAATCAGGCTGTTGTTCACGCGCGCTACGGAACCAACCCCCGCACCCAAGCGACCTGGCAAACCGAAAAATACGAATACCAGAATGATCGCGCCGAAGAGAACGATAGCGGTCACACTCTTCGCAGAGAGTTGTCTCTTCATTTTATCAGCCATATTTTCGCTCATAATTTTATCCTTCCTTAAACAAGCTCTTCCAAGAGCGGTTCCATTACCTAACGAAATTCGCATTTTTTCAAGGGGAAATTGTTGAAATAATTGGTTCTTTTGACTAGCGTTTGAGTATTACATACACAGCATAGAGGGGAACCTTTGAACTTTTTCAACTTTGATCTCAAGAAACTTGTGATGATCGGGATCGTTTTGGCCTTGCCATTGATCTCTATCAACATGCAGCAAAGACCTCAGGAATCAAACTGGCTTTCGAAACCTTTTACGATGTTGGCTAGCGCCGTGTCGGAAACTTTTTATGGCTTCAGTCATGGCGTGACAGATACCACCGCCCTGTATGTCAATCTTATCAATATCAAAAAGCACAGCGAAGATTTGCAAAGCACGAACAACGAGCTGCAAGCGCGCTTAGAAAAAATGAACGAGTTGCTTCTTGAAAACGATCGCCTGCGCGGATTGTTGACATTCAAAGAGCAGACGAAAATGAACTTGATGGCCGCCCAAGTGATTGGCCGCGATCTGGTCATTGACCACAACACCATCACGATCAATAAAGGTCTGAATGACGGACTGAAATCAGGCCAAGCTGTTATCACGACTGGCGGGGTTCTAGGTTACATCTTTAAACCCGAACCTTTCACTTCCCATGTCATGCTGATCACCGATCGTTATGCCGTGGTCGATGGTCTTATTCAAAGAACCCGCGCTCGTGGTATTGTCGAAGGTAAAAGTCAGTACGCAAGCACGCTGCAACTGAAGTACGTGGAACGCACTGAAGACGTGCAAGAAGGCGACATGGTTGTCACCGGGGGCTTGGACAATATCTTCCCTAAAGGTTTTCCTGTGGCCGTCGTCGAATCAGTGGAAAAGAAAACTTTCAGCGTCAGTTTGAAAGTTGATTTGCGCCCCGTCGTAGATCCATACAAAGTGGAAGAGGTTTTCGTCGTTCTTTCCGCGGCAGCGGAAGATTTCGGCGACAAATACGCCCCGCAAGCGGCCACCGACACCGTTTCAGAAGATGGCAAGCCGGCAGCAGCAACACCGACCGCCGCTTCTACCGTCAATCCGACGGCAACGCCCAAACCAGCGCCCACGGCGACGCCCGCGGTAAAACCTGCAGCAACCCCTGCGGCAAAACCTTCTGCGCCACAAACTCCGAAAAAACCTGAGGAGAAACCACAGTGAAGATCCGCTGGAATGCTATTCTGAATTTTCTCGTATTGTTTGCGGTTTTGATTTTGGTAGCAGGCTTACAGACAACTTTTTGGTTCCAACTTTTCGGGAATGTCCCTTCGCCCCTACTTTGGTTGAATCTGATTGTTTATGTGATCCTTTATCGCAAACAGTTTCCGGCGATCCTGACGGTTTACGCCATGGGCTTCATTTTGCTGTCGTTTACAGCGATGCCTTTGAAAATGATGTGGATTAGTTTATTGATCCTCTTCACTTTAGTCTATGCGATCAAAACACGCGTCTTTTGGAGCGGCTCAGGATATTATACAATCATGTGTGGATTCTCGGCCGTGGCCTATCACCTGATTTATTTCTTTTCTTCTATGGTGTTAGAAAAAAATCCCGCGAGTTTTGAAATTGTCGATCGCTTGGTACAAATCGTTCTTACTCCTTCATTTGCCTTCCCGATGTACTGGATCTTAGCAAAAATCGACAAGATCACTCAGGATGAATTGATGCACGAGCCTGGGGGATTGGAGTTATGAGTACTTACGTCAGCAATCCGGATGAGGCTAAGGAATACCAAAGCCGTTATAAAATCTTTTACATCGCGATCGCTTTTGCGCTCACCGTTTTTTCGATTCGTCTGTGGTATCTACAGGTGATTTCGGGGAATGAATTGCGTGAGTTCTCGGAAAAAAACCGGATCAAACAAAATAAGATCACGGCCCCGCGTGGATTGATGTTAGATCGCGACGGCAAAGTTCTCGTGGAGAATCTGCCTGGTTTTGAAGCCATCTTGTCTCCGCAATACATTGAGAACTTAGACGAACTGGCAAAAACAGTGGGTCCTGTACTAGGCATGGAACCGGACAAAGTGGTCTTAAAGGTCACCAAGAGCCGTCGCCAAAATGGCCCGTTTGCCCAGATCCGCCTGAAAGAGAACCTCAGTCGCGAAGAAGTTTTCAGATTGAAACGCATGCGCTTAGATACGCCCGGACTTGAGATCCGCGAATCTATCGTTCGCTACTATCCGCTTAAAGATAATGGCGCTCAGCTTTTTGGCTACGTCGGTGAGATTTCCAAGCGACAACTTCCCGTCCTGAACGAGCTTTACAAAGGCACCCTGTTGTTCGAACAAGGTGACATTATCGGAAAAAGCGGATTGGAAGAAACTCTGGAAAAAGACATTCGCGGCGCAGATGGCGTAAGCTTCATCCAAGTGGATGCCCACGGTCGTGAAACGGTGACTCAAACTCCGAATATCTATGGCGAGCAAATCAAAGACCTCACTCCCATTCATGGTAACAATGCGGTTTTAACCATTGACCGTGACATTCAGGAAGCCGCTTTCAAATCCTTTATGGCTTTGAATCGCATTGGCGCCGTGGTGGCGATGCGAACCAACGGCGAAATCTTAGCCTGGGTCAGCACACCGTCTTTTGATCCGAATGAGTTTTCAACAGGGATTTCCGCGCAGACGTGGTCACGCTTGATCAACGATCCGTTCAAACCCCTCCGCAATAAAGTGATTCAGGATCATAACTCTCCGGGTTCGACCTTCAAACCTTTGGTGGCTGTGCCGGCTCTGCAGGAAAAAGTCATCACACCAACGACCATCGTCAGTGCTCCGGGCGTTTTCTATTTCGGCCGACGTCCTTACCATGACCACTTAAAAGGTGGTCACGGGAACATCACTGTTTATGAAGCATTGGAAAGATCTTCCAATGTGTTCTTCTATAAAATGGGTATCGCATTGGGCGTGGATAAGATGTACGACTACATCAGTCTACTGGGCATCGGCCAAAAAACCGGCATCGAGCTTTCTCGTGAGGTTTCTGGAACCATGCCTAATTCTGCCTGGAAGAAGGCCACTGTGGGTGAAGAATGGCAACCCGGTGAAAATTTAAGTACTGCCATCGGTCAGGGTTTCGTCAACGTGACACCTCTTTCTATGGCCATTGCTTACAATGCCATCGGGACCGAAGGGAAAGTGGTCAAACCTTTCCTGGTCCGCAAGGTCATTGATCAGGACGGCAAGGTCTTGCGAGAAAACTTCCCGCAAGTCGTTCGTGATCTGCAGCAAACGCAAGCCAATGGCGTGCATATTTCACCAGAGACTTTCAAAGTCGTGAAGGAAGGCATGAGACGCGTTGCCAACGGCGATCGCGGAACTGCAAAACACTGGAAAGTTCCAGGCGTGCAGATGGCCGGCAAAACAGGGACAGCTCAGGTCATGGGTTTTTCTGCCGACCAGATCTATGCAAAGTGCGAAAGCCGTCCTATGCATATGCGCCACCACGGTTGGTTCGTTGCTTTTGCCCCTGCAGACAATCCTGAGATCACCATCGCTGCTTTGGCGGAACATTCCTGCCACGGAAGCACAGGAGCCGCGCCGATCGTACGCGACATTGTCCAAGCCTATTTTGAAAAATACCATCCTGAGGTGATTGAAGCCGCACTCAAAGCCAAAGGGCTGAAGCGCGCTCAGGCTCCCACAGGCCCCATCCCTGAACCTGCAGAAGGAGAATAAGGGTGTTTACCTCGTTACACGTTGAAGAGAGAACTCTTTTCAAAAAATTAGATATCAACTTGATCATCGTCATCCTGGCGCTGAACGTGATCGGACTTATCAATCTGTACAGCGCCACACATGGTCCAACGACAGTCGACGTGGCTTCACTCTTTATTTCCCAGATCATGTGGTTGGCTGTGGGCTGGACGGTGTTCCTCGTTGTCACTTTGTTGGATTATTCGATCGTCAGTCGTATCGCCCTGGTCGTCTATGTCCTGAATTTAGGTGCCATTCTTTATGTGACCTTCTTTGGTAAAGTCGCTCTGGGCGCGCAACGTTGGATTGATCTTGGCTTCTTCCGCTACCAACCTTCGGAAACCATGAAGCTGGCCCTGATTATGTTAATGGCAAAAATCTTGGCCACCAGAAACACCCATGGACCTGGAATGGGAATCAAGGAGCTGATCGGGCCTCTTCTGGCCCTTTTAATTCCGTTCGGTCTGGTCGTTGAACAACCTGACTTGGGAACCGCCATGATGTTAGCTGCGATTGGTGGATCGATGCTGATCTTTGCCAAGATCAAACGCGTGATCCTGGCGACGATCATTGCCTTGGGAATCATAGCCCTGCCCATTGCCTGGAAGTTTGTCCTTCACGACTATCAAAAGAACCGCATCTTTACGTTTCTTTCACCAGCCAGCGATCCCCGAGGAACAGGTTACAACAGCATCCAATCCAAAATCGCGGTGGGCTCTGGACGATTCTTCGGCAAAGGCTTCATGAAAGGAACGCAATCACAGCTTGAGTTCCTGCCGGAACGCCACACAGACTTTATTTATTCAGTCCTTAGTGAAGAACATGGTTTCGTGGGCAGCATCGCGGTCATCGGCCTTTTTGCCTTCCTCTTCATCACCGGAATTCGCATCGCCAGCAACGCCCGCGACAAATTCGGCGCTCTGCTCACCGTCGGAGTTCTGTGTTACATCTTCTGGCACATGTTCGTAAACATCGGCATGGTCATCGGCCTTCTGCCGATCGTGGGGGTCCCGTTACCACTACTCAGCTACGGAGGTTCCTCCATGCTCACCACCATGGCCGGCCTGGGTATAGTCAGCAGCGTCGCCTACCGCAGATACTTATTCTAAAAAACAAAAAAAGCCCTTCACCAAGAAGGGCTTTTTTATTTCCCAAAAACCGATCCAAACACAACCATCGAAGCAAGCGCATAAGCATCAGCACTCCCGAGTCTCACAAAGACCGTATCAAAAAGAGAAGTCGTCTTATTCCGACTAACCAATGAACAGACACCGTCTACACATTGGTTGACACCCTCACCTGCCAGCTCAAACCAATGCCTTCTTAAACTTGCTTCATTCTAAGAACTCAACAATTCCAAAAACTTGCGACTTCGGCACGACCCTTGAACTTACCTACTTACAACAGGAGGTCGCGGATATGAAAACGAAACATCTCAATACAGGACTAGTTCTAGCAGCCGCAACGCTCACGTCAGTTCTTTTTACTAACTTTGATTTCGTACAATGGCCCGTCGTGAACAAGATCGGCATTGAAAGCGTGAATGAAGCTTCGCGTATTTCTCACGCAAAAGAACTTTTAGGTTCTGATTATAAAGGCAGTGGCGCCCAAAAAGTGGAAGGCACTGTGACTTTGAATGAAATGATTTACGATAAGGTGCAGAACTCTTTGGCGCCCCGCTGGAAAGGTCAAGCACGCAATATCTCTCGTACAGTGATCACTGAAGCTGCAAAGCATGGCTTAGACCCTGTCTTTGTTCTTGCGGTGATCAAAACTGAAAGTAAATTTAATCCATTGGCTTTAGGTCGCTTTGGCGAAATTGGTTTGATGCAAATCAAGCCGGACACCGCAGAATGGATTGCAAAAAAATTCAAACTTCCTTGGAACGGGAAAAAGACTTTGGAAAATCCTTCAGCGAACATCCGCATCGGTCTTGCTTACATGAGTTATCTGCGTGGCAAGTTTGACAAAAAGGCTGTGAAGTACGTGAGTGCTTACAATATGGGCCCCCTAAACGTACGCAGACTTCTGGCTAAAAATATGAAACCTGCAGAGTACAACTCTCGCGTAATGAAAAACTATGGCGAGATCTATGCGAAAATTTCGAATAGCGCTAACATGGTGGTCGCATCTAACTAGTGTTCTGTGTTTAGAGACCAAAAGCCTTCTACAATGTTTCCTAGGAGAACAAAACACTTTATTCTCCTAGGATTTTTTTGAAATTTCCCCTTTTCATACGCACCAATAGAGTCCGGAAAAATTAAATTTTTAAACTGTACCAAATTTACCCTTAAACTTCTCGAAGAACCTCCGAAAAGCTTGTGTCGCAAAATTTTGGGGGAATACATGAAGTATCAGTACTATCTGTTCAGTCCGCGCATTCTGACGGACGAAACAGCTAAGCTTACCAATCAAGTCTACGAAACATGGAAGCAAGTCTACGACGGAATTTTTGAGTCCTTACACACTGATGATTTCTATCGCAACGAAGTGATCACGTGCTTGAAGGATCTAGAGACAGATCAAGTGCTGGCTTTCCATATGTACAGCGTTTTCGATGATCGTGCGAAGGCCCATCTGGAACACCGATACATGGAGCCATTCGCCCCTGAACTGGTAAAACGATTCCAGGCGGAAGGCGCGCACACCTATATGTCTTTGGAATACTTAGGTGTGAATACGGCTTATCAATTCAGCAAACCGGGATTTAAAGTCGCCGATATCATCAGCGCTTTAAGCATGAAGGCCTTCGAGGCCTCCCCTTGGGACGGTCTTTTGGCTGTCGCTCGCATGGACTATAAGGTGCATGAAAAGGCCCAAAGGTTCGGTATGCGCCCGATGGGCGAAATCATGCGCGCTCAATATCCTTGTCAGCTACTTTTCCTTAAAAAGAACGAAACGAAAGAGCTCGCAGATCCATTTTTAGCCAATATGG
The genomic region above belongs to Bdellovibrio sp. ArHS and contains:
- a CDS encoding lytic transglycosylase domain-containing protein, whose translation is MKTKHLNTGLVLAAATLTSVLFTNFDFVQWPVVNKIGIESVNEASRISHAKELLGSDYKGSGAQKVEGTVTLNEMIYDKVQNSLAPRWKGQARNISRTVITEAAKHGLDPVFVLAVIKTESKFNPLALGRFGEIGLMQIKPDTAEWIAKKFKLPWNGKKTLENPSANIRIGLAYMSYLRGKFDKKAVKYVSAYNMGPLNVRRLLAKNMKPAEYNSRVMKNYGEIYAKISNSANMVVASN
- a CDS encoding SurA N-terminal domain-containing protein → MSENMADKMKRQLSAKSVTAIVLFGAIILVFVFFGLPGRLGAGVGSVARVNNSLISVADFQQEENRIQQYYQNLFGSQMDFSSQRQLLRQQALENLVRMELVSQAAQKNGILTTDAEVANFIVKDIPFFQQNGQFQREFYSRYLESTRSSPGDFENKVRKDIANVRTRQMFELVSKPTAVEIQKIKELKSQKINILFAKVDSEAATKAMTKEKAEAAVKALDEALAKGDEAAVNVQLKALNANWEETGFVELNAENFPKITSGVATEAIFELTKTEPLLKRLVRDGNAKYVLKLKETKVEQVSALEPMAPEMLQKRRGDGMFEAWVNQFRAKSHVTMNTQALQLN
- the mrdA gene encoding penicillin-binding protein 2 yields the protein MSTYVSNPDEAKEYQSRYKIFYIAIAFALTVFSIRLWYLQVISGNELREFSEKNRIKQNKITAPRGLMLDRDGKVLVENLPGFEAILSPQYIENLDELAKTVGPVLGMEPDKVVLKVTKSRRQNGPFAQIRLKENLSREEVFRLKRMRLDTPGLEIRESIVRYYPLKDNGAQLFGYVGEISKRQLPVLNELYKGTLLFEQGDIIGKSGLEETLEKDIRGADGVSFIQVDAHGRETVTQTPNIYGEQIKDLTPIHGNNAVLTIDRDIQEAAFKSFMALNRIGAVVAMRTNGEILAWVSTPSFDPNEFSTGISAQTWSRLINDPFKPLRNKVIQDHNSPGSTFKPLVAVPALQEKVITPTTIVSAPGVFYFGRRPYHDHLKGGHGNITVYEALERSSNVFFYKMGIALGVDKMYDYISLLGIGQKTGIELSREVSGTMPNSAWKKATVGEEWQPGENLSTAIGQGFVNVTPLSMAIAYNAIGTEGKVVKPFLVRKVIDQDGKVLRENFPQVVRDLQQTQANGVHISPETFKVVKEGMRRVANGDRGTAKHWKVPGVQMAGKTGTAQVMGFSADQIYAKCESRPMHMRHHGWFVAFAPADNPEITIAALAEHSCHGSTGAAPIVRDIVQAYFEKYHPEVIEAALKAKGLKRAQAPTGPIPEPAEGE
- the rodA gene encoding rod shape-determining protein RodA, with amino-acid sequence MFTSLHVEERTLFKKLDINLIIVILALNVIGLINLYSATHGPTTVDVASLFISQIMWLAVGWTVFLVVTLLDYSIVSRIALVVYVLNLGAILYVTFFGKVALGAQRWIDLGFFRYQPSETMKLALIMLMAKILATRNTHGPGMGIKELIGPLLALLIPFGLVVEQPDLGTAMMLAAIGGSMLIFAKIKRVILATIIALGIIALPIAWKFVLHDYQKNRIFTFLSPASDPRGTGYNSIQSKIAVGSGRFFGKGFMKGTQSQLEFLPERHTDFIYSVLSEEHGFVGSIAVIGLFAFLFITGIRIASNARDKFGALLTVGVLCYIFWHMFVNIGMVIGLLPIVGVPLPLLSYGGSSMLTTMAGLGIVSSVAYRRYLF
- a CDS encoding mobile mystery protein A, which gives rise to MKTSKALIKTQRKSLDEKAKAFAKARTVIIPKAGWVRAIREALGMTTSQLAERMQIQQSGVTMLEQREVAKTVTLETLQRAARAMNCELVYALVPKESLEKTVDDQAQKAAQQLLRRTTHTMDLEMQSVGASETQLHEKELAMDIKSKMDRRLWSSR
- a CDS encoding mobile mystery protein B translates to MSDFKLEYPPGATPLNPNEIAGLKLSYISTQRELNAAEQDNILRGEKWAFAKKRKDFLSERFMRDLHKQMFGHVWRWAGTYRNSDKSIGTAWYQIPAEMNKLINDVRYWITYETYPLDEIAARFHHRLVWIHPFPNGNGRWARTMADTLLFNLDKERFSWGAKANTGTLGEHSETRSRYIRSLQLADTKKYGELLEFVRS
- the mreC gene encoding rod shape-determining protein MreC; protein product: MNFFNFDLKKLVMIGIVLALPLISINMQQRPQESNWLSKPFTMLASAVSETFYGFSHGVTDTTALYVNLINIKKHSEDLQSTNNELQARLEKMNELLLENDRLRGLLTFKEQTKMNLMAAQVIGRDLVIDHNTITINKGLNDGLKSGQAVITTGGVLGYIFKPEPFTSHVMLITDRYAVVDGLIQRTRARGIVEGKSQYASTLQLKYVERTEDVQEGDMVVTGGLDNIFPKGFPVAVVESVEKKTFSVSLKVDLRPVVDPYKVEEVFVVLSAAAEDFGDKYAPQAATDTVSEDGKPAAATPTAASTVNPTATPKPAPTATPAVKPAATPAAKPSAPQTPKKPEEKPQ